One Candidatus Flexicrinis proximus DNA window includes the following coding sequences:
- a CDS encoding FAD-binding oxidoreductase, whose translation MTEMPDDLRADLNRYQELVRDYEALDQRIDDLLASYGGNVDQMSGQDKQHYRELFRQRDELLNDMRFLEQTLIDPDESM comes from the coding sequence ATGACTGAAATGCCCGACGACCTCCGCGCCGACCTGAACAGGTATCAGGAATTGGTGCGCGACTACGAGGCGTTGGATCAGCGCATAGATGATCTCCTTGCCTCGTATGGCGGCAACGTCGACCAGATGAGCGGTCAGGACAAGCAGCACTACCGCGAGCTTTTCCGCCAGCGCGACGAGCTTCTCAACGATATGCGTTTCCTCGAACAAACCTTGATCGACCCTGACGAATCCATGTGA
- a CDS encoding glycosyltransferase family 2 protein: MTDRPTYSIVAPVYNEEGNILRLHSEIHRVMEQTGETWELVLVNDGSRDASLTEMRAAAAQDPNVKIINFARNFGHATAVTAGIDFARGRAVVLIDADLQDPPEVILEMIDRWKAGYEVVYAVRSVRKGESWFKRVSAKLFYRIIYRITDVHIPVDTGDFRLMDEKVAKVLRQMREHNRFIRGMTSWVGFKQTGVNYVREARTVGETKYPLRKMIRFAWDAVTGFSFFPLQVMIYVSLLLGVMAVLAIPVIALLRIRLGPDFFGGQATTIVLMLLLGSFQLFFLFVLGQYVARVYDEVRGRPLYVVASTENIDASPSETSV; this comes from the coding sequence ATGACCGATCGCCCGACCTATTCGATTGTCGCCCCCGTTTACAACGAAGAAGGCAATATCCTCCGTCTGCACAGCGAAATCCATCGCGTGATGGAACAGACCGGTGAAACCTGGGAACTTGTACTCGTAAACGATGGCAGCCGCGACGCATCCCTTACGGAAATGCGTGCCGCCGCGGCTCAGGATCCGAACGTGAAGATCATCAACTTCGCGCGCAACTTCGGGCATGCCACGGCCGTTACTGCGGGCATCGATTTTGCCCGTGGCCGCGCCGTCGTCTTGATCGATGCCGACTTGCAGGATCCTCCGGAAGTCATCCTGGAAATGATCGACCGCTGGAAGGCCGGTTACGAGGTCGTATATGCGGTGCGTTCCGTGCGTAAAGGCGAGTCCTGGTTCAAGCGCGTGAGTGCGAAACTCTTCTATCGCATCATCTATCGCATCACCGACGTGCATATCCCGGTCGACACCGGGGACTTCCGGCTGATGGATGAAAAAGTAGCCAAAGTCCTGCGCCAGATGCGCGAGCACAACCGCTTCATCCGAGGCATGACCAGCTGGGTCGGTTTCAAGCAGACCGGCGTAAACTACGTCCGCGAGGCGCGTACGGTTGGCGAGACCAAGTACCCCTTGCGGAAGATGATCCGCTTCGCCTGGGACGCCGTGACCGGTTTCTCGTTTTTCCCGCTGCAGGTCATGATTTATGTGAGCCTGCTGCTGGGGGTTATGGCGGTCCTGGCCATCCCCGTTATCGCACTCCTGCGTATCCGGCTCGGGCCGGACTTCTTCGGCGGTCAGGCAACCACCATTGTCCTCATGCTACTGCTGGGCAGCTTTCAGTTATTCTTCCTGTTTGTGCTCGGGCAGTACGTCGCACGGGTCTACGATGAAGTACGTGGAAGGCCACTTTATGTGGTAGCATCAACAGAGAATATCGACGCATCTCCCTCGGAGACCTCTGTATGA
- a CDS encoding flavin reductase family protein: MPIDSVQFRSTLAQWASGVTVVTTAHEGLLYGMTASSFSSVSLTPPLILVCIAKYAYTHQILLDAGSFGVNILSAEQADLGKRFAEKHAEYINRFADLDVVYGEYGVPLLPRVMAWLDCKTYQVVDAGDHSVFIGEVLSTQINGGEPLLYFNRKWGAFASQG; this comes from the coding sequence ATGCCCATCGATTCGGTTCAGTTTCGCAGCACCCTTGCGCAGTGGGCATCGGGCGTGACCGTGGTCACGACGGCGCATGAGGGTCTGCTGTATGGCATGACTGCCAGCTCGTTCTCCAGCGTCAGCCTCACCCCGCCGCTGATCCTGGTTTGCATCGCAAAGTACGCATATACGCACCAGATTCTGCTCGATGCCGGCAGTTTCGGCGTGAACATCCTGAGCGCGGAACAGGCGGATCTGGGGAAGCGATTTGCCGAAAAACACGCGGAGTATATCAACCGTTTTGCAGATCTGGATGTCGTTTACGGAGAATACGGAGTGCCGCTACTGCCACGTGTCATGGCCTGGCTGGACTGTAAGACGTATCAGGTGGTCGATGCGGGAGACCACTCCGTCTTTATCGGCGAAGTGCTGTCCACACAGATCAATGGCGGCGAGCCGCTTTTGTATTTCAACCGCAAGTGGGGCGCGTTCGCGTCGCAGGGGTAG
- a CDS encoding ROK family protein: MAQYFGIDIGGSGIKGALVDADNGELIGERVRVDTPQPSTPDAVADAVKTLVVDMGKYNGPVGCTFPAIVKNGVMFSAANVDKAWIHTDGQSLFSERVGMPFHVLNDADAAGVAEMTFGSGKDKMGVVIMLTFGTGIGSAVFHDGKLLPNTEFGHLHLHNKIAEARAAARIKEERDLSWAKWGARVNDYLQHLDFIFSPDLFIIGGGISKRFDRFIEYIHVNAEVAPARYFNDSGIVGAAMAAARVFAPK; encoded by the coding sequence ATGGCGCAGTATTTTGGAATTGACATCGGCGGGTCAGGCATCAAAGGCGCTTTAGTCGACGCCGATAACGGAGAGCTTATCGGCGAACGCGTCCGCGTTGACACGCCTCAGCCCTCAACGCCGGACGCGGTGGCTGATGCGGTAAAAACCCTGGTTGTCGACATGGGAAAGTACAACGGTCCGGTGGGCTGCACGTTTCCCGCCATCGTCAAGAACGGCGTCATGTTTTCTGCGGCCAATGTCGACAAAGCATGGATTCATACTGACGGTCAATCCCTCTTTTCCGAGCGGGTTGGCATGCCGTTCCATGTCCTGAACGACGCGGATGCAGCCGGCGTCGCAGAGATGACCTTCGGCTCTGGAAAAGACAAAATGGGCGTCGTCATTATGCTCACCTTCGGGACGGGCATCGGAAGCGCCGTGTTCCATGACGGCAAACTTCTGCCCAACACCGAATTTGGACACCTTCACCTGCACAACAAAATCGCAGAAGCCCGCGCCGCCGCCCGCATCAAGGAGGAAAGAGATCTGTCTTGGGCCAAGTGGGGCGCTCGCGTCAATGACTACCTTCAGCACCTCGACTTTATCTTCTCGCCGGACTTATTCATCATTGGCGGCGGCATCTCCAAGCGCTTTGACCGCTTTATCGAGTACATCCACGTCAATGCTGAAGTAGCCCCTGCCCGCTACTTTAACGACTCAGGCATTGTCGGCGCAGCGATGGCCGCTGCCAGGGTTTTCGCCCCGAAGTGA
- a CDS encoding leucyl aminopeptidase — translation MIDFSVSAGPIEKTESDALILFSAQPPDLSAGPVRTINTMLNNALAELVEVGDFSGKAEQVAVIYPRGQLTARRILLVGLGKPEEVTAETIRRAAAVASKQAQELGAANAAFALPPFDLAVGVHAAVEGAMLALWFYRGQKSTPDESKKLSRITVVASESEQTVANQALKVGVAYARGTILARDIANLPPNYCTPAHLAEQAVRVATESNLRAEVLERGQMEALRMGAILGVAQASHNPPQFIILEHNAARAAELPTVVLVGKGVTFDTGGYSIKTADGMIGMKGDMSGAAAVLGALQTVAELDIPLHVVGLMPASENLIDAHAYRPQDVLTASNGKTIEIISTDAEGRLLLADALVYAGRFKPDVVVDIATLTGSIAVALGNINAGIFATDDSVRDALLAAGSSVYERVWPMPLMPEYRKAIDSDTADMKNSAGAKGGACVAAAFLKEFVDYPRWAHVDIAGMFLDFSGSPYINAKGMNGFGSRLLVEFVRNWVLRKGA, via the coding sequence ATGATTGACTTCAGCGTGAGCGCCGGACCCATCGAAAAAACGGAATCCGACGCCCTTATCCTCTTCTCGGCCCAACCCCCGGATCTCTCCGCGGGTCCCGTCCGAACCATCAATACGATGCTCAACAACGCGCTTGCCGAGCTTGTGGAGGTGGGTGACTTCTCGGGTAAGGCAGAGCAGGTCGCCGTCATTTATCCTCGTGGGCAGCTTACCGCCCGTCGTATCCTTCTCGTAGGTCTGGGCAAACCCGAAGAAGTCACAGCCGAGACGATCCGCCGCGCTGCTGCTGTTGCCTCCAAACAGGCACAGGAACTGGGCGCGGCGAATGCTGCATTCGCCCTGCCCCCATTTGATCTTGCCGTGGGCGTACACGCAGCCGTTGAAGGCGCTATGCTTGCCTTGTGGTTCTATCGCGGCCAGAAATCCACGCCGGATGAATCGAAGAAGCTGTCGCGGATAACAGTAGTCGCTTCGGAGTCCGAGCAAACCGTCGCGAACCAGGCGCTTAAGGTCGGCGTGGCCTATGCTCGCGGCACCATCCTTGCGCGCGACATTGCTAACCTCCCGCCCAACTACTGTACGCCGGCCCACCTTGCCGAACAGGCGGTTCGCGTGGCGACCGAGTCGAACCTCCGGGCCGAGGTACTTGAACGCGGGCAAATGGAAGCTTTGCGTATGGGTGCCATCCTTGGCGTTGCCCAGGCAAGCCACAATCCGCCGCAGTTCATCATTCTCGAACACAATGCCGCCCGCGCCGCCGAACTTCCGACCGTCGTACTGGTCGGGAAGGGCGTTACCTTCGACACGGGTGGCTATTCCATCAAGACCGCCGATGGAATGATCGGCATGAAAGGTGATATGTCAGGGGCGGCTGCGGTGCTTGGCGCGCTGCAGACGGTTGCCGAACTCGACATCCCGCTGCATGTGGTTGGCCTCATGCCGGCATCCGAAAACCTCATCGACGCCCACGCCTATCGTCCCCAGGATGTCCTGACGGCCAGCAATGGCAAGACTATCGAGATCATCAGCACCGACGCCGAAGGTCGCCTTCTACTGGCAGATGCACTGGTATATGCTGGACGCTTCAAGCCAGATGTTGTCGTGGACATCGCCACACTGACCGGTTCGATCGCCGTTGCGCTGGGCAATATCAACGCGGGCATCTTTGCCACCGACGACAGTGTCCGGGATGCGCTTCTTGCCGCGGGCTCGTCCGTTTATGAACGGGTATGGCCTATGCCGCTCATGCCCGAATATCGCAAGGCAATCGACAGCGACACCGCAGACATGAAGAACAGCGCCGGGGCGAAAGGCGGCGCGTGTGTAGCTGCGGCCTTCCTCAAGGAGTTCGTAGATTATCCGCGTTGGGCGCATGTCGACATCGCAGGCATGTTCCTGGATTTCTCGGGGAGCCCCTACATCAACGCCAAGGGCATGAACGGCTTCGGGTCGCGCCTGCTCGTAGAATTTGTCCGGAACTGGGTTTTACGCAAGGGAGCGTAG
- a CDS encoding HEAT repeat domain-containing protein, which yields MSTQKKIVHYHIGRLSDRQPEVRLEAIRELEDIGDPEALQPLQDVFESDLDLDVRRAAQAAGRAVFLKSRAVK from the coding sequence ATGAGTACTCAGAAAAAGATCGTTCACTACCACATCGGGCGCCTGAGTGATCGCCAGCCTGAGGTGCGCTTAGAGGCGATCCGCGAACTCGAAGACATTGGTGATCCTGAAGCACTTCAGCCGCTCCAGGACGTATTTGAGTCGGATCTCGACCTCGATGTACGCCGCGCAGCACAAGCGGCTGGCCGAGCAGTTTTCCTGAAGTCGCGTGCGGTGAAGTAA
- a CDS encoding SH3 domain-containing protein, translated as MANFLATILGNPEFPSIREVNVRSGPAITRELLFKIPLGAKSLVKACATDADGSAKTGKLYAWLHLDFQDGRTGWVRDDLIEVEGDGAEFGYGFVPQRQQAFKLVRTVVIDTPVTPPDPAATPVTPTPVVIVPPVTPPTPDTIATASAAITMGRDGVNVRRGPGTSHEAVTRFPHRTRCEILGAKPEDNRASRFKWVQVRANNTSGWVREDYLRYEGDVSGFGLAFADAYPSPIQNSFWVRDWNTDPNYTAIHYGWDLGAATGEPIFAGPGGGLVIQVNRCTLCTPDRPSVLQNGLRLNDPGVLQNPAWGYGYGNYVVVRYLYDLLPASTKAELARRNLPNYHLFTIYAHLNTIEVSQGQTVEPNQRIATCGNSGNSEAAHLHLEIRAWNNAAETITGRMISNRMDPVVLFRR; from the coding sequence ATGGCGAACTTTCTGGCGACGATTCTCGGAAATCCGGAATTTCCGTCAATCCGCGAGGTTAACGTGCGCTCCGGGCCGGCGATCACCCGTGAACTCCTGTTCAAGATTCCGCTTGGCGCGAAGTCGTTAGTCAAAGCATGCGCGACGGATGCCGACGGGAGCGCAAAAACCGGCAAGCTGTATGCATGGCTGCACCTCGACTTCCAGGATGGGCGCACGGGATGGGTCCGTGACGATCTGATCGAAGTCGAAGGCGACGGCGCGGAGTTTGGCTATGGTTTTGTGCCACAGCGGCAGCAAGCCTTTAAGCTGGTGCGAACGGTGGTAATAGATACACCCGTCACTCCGCCGGATCCTGCCGCAACTCCGGTTACCCCAACACCGGTTGTGATTGTCCCGCCAGTAACTCCCCCCACCCCGGACACGATTGCAACAGCGTCCGCCGCGATAACTATGGGCAGAGATGGCGTGAATGTTCGACGTGGCCCAGGGACTTCACACGAGGCCGTCACCCGTTTTCCGCACCGGACGCGCTGTGAAATCCTCGGTGCCAAGCCTGAAGACAACCGCGCGAGCCGATTCAAGTGGGTTCAGGTCCGTGCGAACAACACGAGTGGTTGGGTGCGTGAAGATTACCTGCGCTATGAAGGAGATGTTTCAGGGTTTGGCCTCGCGTTCGCGGACGCCTACCCCTCCCCCATACAGAACTCATTCTGGGTAAGGGACTGGAATACTGACCCGAACTACACAGCAATTCATTACGGATGGGATCTGGGAGCTGCCACAGGCGAACCGATTTTTGCCGGTCCCGGCGGCGGGCTCGTTATCCAGGTCAACCGGTGCACGCTTTGCACGCCTGACCGTCCGAGCGTCCTGCAAAACGGCTTACGCCTGAATGATCCCGGCGTCCTGCAAAACCCGGCTTGGGGATACGGTTATGGGAACTACGTGGTAGTGCGATATCTATACGATCTGCTTCCGGCATCAACTAAGGCAGAACTGGCGCGGCGAAACCTGCCGAACTATCACCTGTTCACGATCTATGCCCACCTGAATACGATCGAAGTATCACAGGGACAGACCGTGGAGCCGAACCAGAGGATAGCGACGTGCGGCAATTCAGGCAACAGCGAAGCGGCACATCTGCACCTGGAGATACGCGCCTGGAATAATGCTGCCGAAACGATCACCGGACGTATGATCTCGAACCGCATGGACCCAGTGGTGCTGTTCCGGCGCTAG